The following are from one region of the Paenibacillus sp. JZ16 genome:
- a CDS encoding sensor histidine kinase, with translation MLKLPVNSIRNTIFIRLVATYLFVIFPLIILGVYLYNWSYQYASQEVSKNSQAQLSAYLDGLNREIEWLEIQQYDILQDEELNKMVLTWDMMSTVERKASLHYLLPRLVSIKNSSVYIKDVFIHIRSMDKTISAMTAMNAFDSRRYNHLFAGEANGNQRLLQIDDTFHLVAAKYGARKGEEPLLIVQIELDASKLRESLMQISVYPESGAFIVSEPSGFALASHEEADRLMKEAVQAIQHANRQILNIGTGRYLIDKAYSDKLDLSVFTYLPTEAVKRPLSKFYVWAWLFAGTTLLAIAIYAVSTYKLVHKPLLLLVQSFRKMEDGMFNIRIRHGQRDEFGYLYDRFNQMLIKLQHLIDQDFRHKLMMQRAELKQLQSQINPHFLYNSFFILSSLAKTGDVTQIELFTNMLGEYFRFITRNDADNVPLLEETRHSRIYTEIQKLRFSRRIRVEFGELPKEMEAIKVPRLIIQPIIENAYEHSLEKMQDEGLLRVSFHLDDQEASIVIEENGNGLTDNDIDMLNKRLERTAESAESPEVTGLINIHRRIALTYGESSGLVLSRSPLNGLRVQIRIRLTEGNEHV, from the coding sequence TTGCTTAAGTTACCCGTGAATTCCATTCGTAATACCATTTTTATTCGACTGGTCGCTACCTATCTCTTCGTCATTTTTCCGCTTATCATTCTCGGTGTTTATCTGTATAACTGGAGTTACCAATACGCTAGCCAGGAAGTATCCAAAAATTCGCAGGCGCAGCTTTCGGCTTACCTGGACGGGTTGAACCGGGAGATCGAATGGCTGGAAATCCAGCAATACGATATTTTGCAGGATGAGGAACTGAACAAAATGGTGCTGACATGGGATATGATGAGCACGGTCGAAAGAAAAGCAAGCCTGCATTATTTGCTGCCGCGGCTGGTCTCCATCAAAAACAGCAGTGTCTACATAAAAGACGTATTCATTCATATCCGCAGCATGGATAAAACGATTTCAGCCATGACCGCGATGAATGCATTCGACTCGAGACGGTACAACCATCTGTTTGCAGGAGAGGCGAACGGCAATCAAAGACTGCTGCAGATCGACGATACTTTCCATCTTGTGGCGGCCAAATACGGAGCTAGAAAAGGGGAAGAGCCGCTTCTGATCGTTCAGATCGAACTGGATGCGAGCAAACTCAGGGAATCCCTGATGCAAATCAGCGTGTATCCGGAAAGCGGGGCTTTTATCGTCTCCGAGCCGTCCGGCTTTGCCCTGGCCAGCCATGAGGAGGCGGATCGTTTAATGAAAGAGGCCGTGCAGGCCATCCAACATGCGAATCGTCAAATTCTGAATATCGGCACAGGCAGGTATTTGATCGACAAGGCGTATTCCGACAAGCTGGACCTATCCGTGTTCACGTACTTGCCCACTGAGGCGGTGAAACGGCCGTTAAGTAAATTTTATGTCTGGGCATGGCTGTTTGCAGGCACGACCCTCTTGGCGATTGCCATCTATGCGGTTTCGACGTACAAATTGGTTCATAAACCGCTGCTTCTGCTTGTCCAGAGCTTCAGAAAAATGGAGGATGGCATGTTTAATATCCGGATCAGGCACGGACAAAGGGACGAGTTCGGCTATTTGTACGATCGATTCAATCAGATGCTCATCAAGCTGCAGCATCTGATTGACCAGGATTTCAGGCACAAGCTCATGATGCAAAGGGCAGAGCTGAAACAGCTCCAATCCCAGATCAATCCCCACTTTTTATATAATAGCTTCTTCATCCTGAGCTCCCTGGCCAAAACGGGGGATGTCACGCAAATCGAGTTGTTCACGAACATGCTGGGAGAATACTTTCGATTCATTACCCGCAATGATGCGGACAACGTTCCTTTGCTGGAAGAAACGAGGCATTCCCGCATTTATACCGAGATTCAAAAGCTCAGATTTTCAAGGCGAATTCGCGTAGAATTCGGCGAGCTGCCGAAGGAAATGGAGGCGATCAAAGTACCGCGATTGATCATTCAGCCCATTATCGAAAATGCCTACGAGCACAGCCTCGAAAAGATGCAGGATGAAGGCTTGCTGCGTGTGTCGTTTCATCTGGATGACCAAGAAGCTTCCATCGTGATTGAAGAGAACGGGAACGGGTTGACGGATAACGATATCGACATGCTAAATAAGCGGCTTGAACGCACAGCCGAATCTGCCGAATCCCCTGAAGTGACGGGGCTTATCAACATTCATCGGCGAATTGCCCTGACGTACGGGGAAAGCAGCGGATTAGTCCTTTCAAGGAGTCCATTGAATGGACTGCGGGTCCAAATTCGAATCAGGCTGACGGAGGGGAATGAACATGTATAG
- a CDS encoding extracellular solute-binding protein: MLIIVKNFSKVMLSALLFGSTLASCHQSSGIDHNRGPETRGEGVYSDKSLRAYHPPIEVTFVREIGDGLEDILKALPDETLEDNRWSQLYEQVLGIQIKYKWAVRSEQYHKKLDIMLASGDIPDIVKVNAQQLRQLSHAGLIQDLTQVYKEYASPLTQQVHRQEGSGTLESGMIDGKLMGIPETDSSIEKAMFLWIRTDWLDRLELLPPKTMDDVLAISKAFTEGDPDGNGQQDTYGIAATQYLWDPVMGLTGFMAGYGAYPNIWLEDESGKLVYGGIQPEVKQALKALQDMYRHHEIDSEFIFKNGGKAKQLVADGRIGMVYGEQWGAFLLQSSRSGDPDAEWQAFPIVADSGIAPKVPLKFTTSSFYAVRKDFANPEAILKMFNLHLEKNWGETAEYETYYNNVMPVWGLSPVTPFPADKNLKAYRQITEARRQGTTSQLQGEPGFIQGRIDRYLDKKEDGESGWGWEKIYGPSGAMSILDQYEDNHQLLFDAFAGAPTETMIEKQTILDNLQHDYFANIILGESVEQFDRFVEEWDRLGGADITAEVNQWHEDKKSRP; this comes from the coding sequence TTGCTGATCATCGTAAAGAACTTCTCCAAAGTCATGCTAAGCGCTTTACTGTTTGGTTCAACACTGGCGTCATGTCACCAAAGCAGCGGTATCGACCACAATCGAGGGCCGGAAACACGCGGGGAGGGCGTATACAGCGATAAGTCATTACGCGCTTATCATCCGCCGATCGAAGTCACGTTTGTGAGAGAAATCGGCGACGGCTTGGAAGATATTCTGAAGGCATTGCCTGATGAAACGCTGGAGGACAATCGCTGGAGTCAGTTGTACGAACAAGTTCTGGGCATTCAAATCAAATACAAATGGGCTGTGAGAAGCGAACAATACCACAAAAAGCTGGATATTATGCTGGCTTCAGGGGACATTCCGGATATCGTCAAGGTCAATGCCCAGCAGCTCAGGCAGCTGAGCCACGCCGGTTTGATTCAAGATCTGACGCAGGTTTACAAGGAATATGCTTCACCGTTGACACAGCAAGTTCACCGCCAAGAAGGGAGCGGTACCTTGGAATCCGGCATGATCGACGGCAAGCTGATGGGCATCCCGGAGACCGATTCCTCCATTGAAAAGGCGATGTTTCTGTGGATTCGAACGGATTGGCTGGACCGATTGGAGCTGTTGCCACCGAAAACGATGGATGACGTTCTGGCAATTTCGAAAGCGTTTACAGAGGGGGATCCCGACGGAAATGGCCAACAAGACACCTATGGAATAGCGGCTACCCAATATTTGTGGGACCCCGTCATGGGCTTAACCGGATTCATGGCCGGTTATGGAGCTTACCCGAACATATGGCTTGAAGACGAGAGCGGCAAGCTCGTATACGGAGGTATTCAGCCTGAAGTGAAACAGGCGCTCAAGGCGCTTCAGGATATGTATCGCCATCATGAAATCGACAGTGAATTCATTTTTAAAAACGGAGGCAAAGCAAAACAGCTCGTTGCCGATGGGAGGATCGGCATGGTCTATGGCGAGCAATGGGGAGCATTCTTGCTTCAGTCCAGCCGCAGCGGCGATCCGGATGCGGAGTGGCAGGCTTTTCCCATTGTTGCTGACTCGGGCATAGCGCCAAAGGTTCCGCTTAAATTTACCACAAGTTCTTTTTACGCCGTAAGAAAGGATTTTGCTAACCCGGAAGCGATTCTGAAGATGTTCAATCTGCATCTTGAAAAAAATTGGGGCGAAACGGCAGAGTACGAAACTTACTACAACAATGTCATGCCTGTGTGGGGACTGTCTCCCGTGACTCCTTTCCCGGCTGATAAGAACCTCAAGGCGTACCGGCAAATCACCGAAGCGCGTCGTCAGGGCACGACGTCTCAGTTACAGGGCGAGCCCGGATTCATACAAGGGCGAATCGATCGATATTTGGATAAGAAAGAAGACGGCGAATCCGGCTGGGGTTGGGAGAAGATCTACGGGCCTTCCGGTGCGATGAGTATTCTCGACCAATACGAGGATAACCATCAGTTGTTGTTCGATGCTTTTGCCGGCGCGCCGACTGAAACGATGATTGAAAAACAAACGATTCTGGACAATCTTCAGCATGATTATTTTGCCAATATCATACTCGGCGAATCCGTAGAACAATTCGACCGGTTCGTGGAGGAATGGGATCGGCTTGGCGGTGCTGACATTACGGCTGAAGTGAATCAGTGGCATGAGGACAAAAAAAGCCGTCCATAA
- a CDS encoding carbohydrate ABC transporter permease: MSVSRWLSLESWKRWLWSFIRLTLIAGLSFVILYPILQKISTAIKDKADLYSPVVVWIPENFTMSNFLDAIRIMDYWETLFNTFALSATTTVLTAASCALAGYGFARLKFKGSQLLFACVVLTILVPPTTILIPIYLNLKDFTLMGLIPLLTGKSVNLLNSYWPFILTSLTANSLKAGLYIFIFRQFFRGIPKEVEEAAYIDGAGVGTTFTRIMMPNAIPAIITTTLFSFVWQWNDSFYTTTYLTSSKVMSTQLSSLPYNLSIMLGGDPSKADPFYLSMVQDTGILLAILPLIVIYLFVQRYFVESIERTGIVG; the protein is encoded by the coding sequence ATGTCGGTTTCTCGGTGGCTATCGCTCGAAAGCTGGAAACGATGGCTCTGGTCTTTCATACGTTTAACATTGATCGCTGGCCTGTCCTTTGTCATTCTGTATCCGATTCTGCAAAAAATCTCGACGGCCATCAAAGACAAGGCCGATCTTTATTCACCGGTCGTCGTATGGATTCCGGAAAATTTCACAATGAGCAATTTCCTTGATGCGATCCGCATCATGGATTACTGGGAAACGCTGTTCAACACGTTTGCGCTGTCGGCGACGACGACGGTCTTGACGGCCGCTTCTTGCGCGCTGGCGGGTTACGGCTTTGCCCGTTTGAAGTTCAAAGGCAGCCAGCTTTTGTTCGCCTGTGTCGTCCTGACGATTCTGGTGCCCCCCACCACGATTCTCATCCCGATTTATTTGAATCTGAAGGATTTTACGCTGATGGGCCTGATTCCGCTCCTCACCGGCAAGTCCGTCAATCTGTTGAACAGCTATTGGCCGTTCATTCTGACTTCGCTGACCGCCAATTCGCTTAAAGCCGGTTTGTACATTTTTATTTTCCGGCAATTCTTCCGAGGCATTCCGAAGGAAGTGGAGGAGGCAGCTTATATTGACGGCGCGGGCGTCGGAACCACCTTTACCCGCATCATGATGCCGAACGCGATTCCTGCCATCATTACCACGACGTTGTTCTCCTTCGTCTGGCAGTGGAACGACAGCTTCTACACGACGACGTATCTGACTTCAAGCAAAGTCATGTCCACCCAGCTGTCATCGCTGCCGTACAACCTGTCCATTATGCTGGGCGGCGATCCGTCGAAGGCGGACCCATTTTATTTGAGCATGGTGCAGGATACCGGCATTTTGCTGGCGATCCTTCCCTTGATCGTCATCTATTTGTTCGTTCAGCGATATTTCGTGGAAAGTATCGAGCGTACGGGTATCGTAGGTTAA
- a CDS encoding carbohydrate ABC transporter permease: protein MKSITQRLGRKQRSYGKQKALWGIAYVMPWLLGFIFFFLIPLLTSLIYSFSTVTANSEGIGITFMGMKNYVTAFTVNTSFNRMLTEAIVNMAVNVPLIVIFSLFLAVVLNQKFLGRSFARSIFFLPVILASGVILTLESSSLVQAINDQNAGSGGLINALGSFELERLMLQAGVSETIVNYLTGAVDRIYEIVSQSGVQILIFLAGIQTISPQLYEASKMEGATGYEAFWKITFPMVSPLILVNMIYTIIDSFSRNELTDLIKTTGFVQFDFGLSSAMAWIYFLAISIILLISTYFVSRKVFYHE from the coding sequence ATGAAATCCATAACCCAGCGATTGGGGCGAAAGCAGCGAAGCTATGGGAAACAGAAGGCATTATGGGGCATTGCTTATGTGATGCCTTGGCTGCTCGGTTTTATCTTTTTCTTCCTGATCCCTTTGCTGACTTCCCTGATCTACAGTTTTAGCACCGTAACGGCAAATTCCGAAGGAATCGGCATTACGTTTATGGGGATGAAAAATTACGTGACTGCCTTTACGGTCAACACCAGCTTTAACCGAATGCTGACCGAGGCGATCGTGAACATGGCGGTGAACGTGCCCCTGATCGTTATCTTCAGTCTGTTTCTGGCCGTCGTCCTGAATCAGAAGTTCCTTGGCCGTTCCTTTGCCCGATCGATATTCTTCCTGCCCGTCATTCTTGCTTCCGGGGTCATTCTGACCCTGGAAAGCAGCAGTCTTGTTCAGGCGATCAATGATCAGAATGCCGGTTCCGGGGGGCTGATTAACGCATTGGGAAGTTTTGAACTTGAGCGATTAATGCTTCAGGCCGGCGTAAGCGAGACGATCGTAAACTATTTAACCGGAGCCGTGGATCGTATTTATGAGATCGTAAGCCAATCCGGCGTACAGATCCTTATTTTCCTGGCAGGCATACAGACGATATCCCCCCAGCTGTACGAAGCGTCCAAGATGGAAGGAGCTACGGGTTATGAAGCCTTCTGGAAAATCACGTTTCCGATGGTCAGCCCGCTGATTCTGGTCAACATGATATATACGATTATCGACTCGTTCTCCCGAAATGAGCTGACAGACTTAATCAAGACCACGGGCTTCGTCCAATTCGATTTCGGCCTTAGCTCAGCAATGGCCTGGATTTACTTCCTGGCCATCTCCATCATCCTGTTGATTAGCACGTACTTTGTATCCAGGAAGGTCTTTTACCATGAATAG
- a CDS encoding DUF5696 domain-containing protein, giving the protein MGNFAKYMLLAASVLTALIMAGCTDKGPEKAAGDEGNGPANSFTPGAVLKSSFVNPNVKGMKGIVENDQLQLLADDQTGAIAVVHKASGEIWHSNPPGHQSDPLAAGVNKSLLSSQLKLDFYNSFGQINSVNSHADSAAYKQIGMEEIPNGVRVNYRFGTDKKTIDDMPKKISKSRFEQNLLSKLDSAGQRTLKIAYTEDAEQGVYVRSDGALKGLQLERALKAFEDAGYTEDDLLVDIEENHLDQTKPEPRVFHASIEYTLDGDSLIAKLPVSSIDFPAEYPVNTISFLSFFGAGGAEDKGSILVPDGSGALIHFNNGKTRYPSYQQSVYGMDRTMSGVETADSSQDVRLPVFGIIREGGAFIGIIEEGAPAATINADVSGRLNSYNYVYPTFTVINKGDLSLDANGQQRSLPKFQEDPMRSDFSVRYAFVGKQSASYPGLAAYYRNYLEQQGGLPAIAERNEENMPFYLQLVGSIYKKKHFAGIPYRALEPLTTFEQAQSILTEMGKRGIHDIKLKYSGWFNKGLDHEVPGSVSVDQQVGGEKGLRRLLSYANENGVTLYPDVAILTALSGSGFNEAKEASRTLRGIPAEIYSFNPALNRRDRTGSPAYVISPRFMSSYTEAFLKDYGKYGAIGVSLSDLAAELDSDFRKHRQIDRTESEQLSLDALNKVSETNLQVMADGGNAYALPFLTDITHAPMSSSSFKIEDAAIPFYQMVVRGHIDYTGAPYNLSAYTDAKPYILKCLEYGAGVYFQWFYEPNHKIKDTEHNELFSANYALWIDEAARIYEEINAFLKKVRHERIVGHDELADGVFKTTYESGVYVIVNYNRAPVTIDGVTIEAESYVTGGEAP; this is encoded by the coding sequence ATGGGCAATTTCGCTAAATACATGCTGCTTGCTGCCAGTGTGCTGACAGCGCTGATTATGGCCGGTTGTACGGATAAAGGACCGGAAAAGGCAGCTGGCGATGAAGGCAACGGGCCCGCCAACAGCTTTACGCCGGGAGCAGTTCTCAAGTCATCGTTCGTCAATCCGAACGTCAAAGGCATGAAAGGCATTGTCGAGAACGATCAGCTCCAGCTGCTAGCGGACGATCAGACGGGGGCGATCGCCGTCGTGCATAAGGCAAGCGGCGAAATTTGGCACAGCAATCCCCCCGGCCATCAGTCGGATCCGCTGGCCGCGGGCGTGAACAAAAGCTTGTTGTCCTCTCAGTTGAAGCTTGACTTTTATAACAGCTTCGGACAGATAAATTCGGTCAATTCGCACGCCGACAGCGCGGCTTACAAGCAAATCGGCATGGAGGAAATCCCAAACGGCGTTCGCGTTAACTACCGGTTCGGCACGGACAAAAAAACGATTGACGACATGCCCAAGAAGATCAGCAAGTCCCGCTTTGAACAGAACCTGTTAAGCAAGCTGGACAGCGCCGGCCAGCGAACGCTGAAAATCGCGTACACGGAAGATGCCGAGCAAGGGGTGTATGTCCGGTCCGACGGCGCGCTCAAAGGTCTGCAGCTGGAGCGTGCACTTAAAGCCTTTGAGGATGCCGGATATACCGAGGACGATTTGCTGGTGGACATCGAGGAGAACCATTTGGATCAGACCAAGCCTGAACCGCGGGTATTTCACGCCTCGATCGAATATACGCTGGACGGCGACAGTCTGATCGCCAAGCTTCCGGTTTCCAGCATCGATTTCCCCGCTGAATATCCGGTGAACACGATCTCGTTCCTGAGCTTCTTCGGTGCAGGGGGGGCGGAGGATAAGGGCTCAATCCTCGTTCCGGACGGATCGGGAGCGCTGATCCATTTTAATAACGGCAAGACGCGGTACCCTTCCTACCAGCAGAGCGTGTACGGAATGGACCGAACGATGAGCGGGGTCGAAACGGCTGATAGCAGCCAGGACGTCAGGCTGCCGGTGTTCGGCATCATCCGTGAAGGCGGGGCATTTATCGGCATCATCGAGGAAGGGGCTCCGGCCGCGACGATCAATGCCGACGTCAGCGGCAGGCTGAACAGCTATAACTACGTCTACCCGACGTTCACGGTAATCAACAAAGGCGACTTAAGCCTGGATGCGAACGGCCAGCAGCGCTCGCTCCCGAAGTTCCAGGAGGATCCGATGCGAAGCGATTTTTCGGTCCGGTATGCGTTCGTGGGCAAGCAGTCGGCTTCCTATCCGGGACTCGCCGCCTATTACAGGAATTACTTGGAGCAACAGGGAGGCCTCCCGGCAATTGCCGAGAGGAATGAAGAGAATATGCCGTTCTATCTTCAGCTCGTAGGAAGCATTTATAAGAAAAAGCATTTTGCAGGAATTCCGTATCGGGCGCTGGAGCCGCTCACAACGTTCGAACAAGCGCAAAGCATTCTGACAGAGATGGGCAAGCGAGGCATCCATGACATCAAATTGAAATATAGCGGCTGGTTCAACAAAGGGCTGGATCATGAGGTTCCAGGCAGCGTCTCCGTTGATCAACAGGTAGGGGGAGAGAAGGGACTACGGCGTCTGCTATCCTATGCGAACGAGAATGGGGTAACGCTGTATCCGGATGTCGCTATCCTTACCGCGTTGTCCGGTTCCGGGTTCAACGAGGCGAAGGAGGCGTCCAGAACGCTGCGAGGCATCCCCGCAGAGATCTATTCCTTCAATCCGGCGCTGAACCGACGGGATCGGACCGGTTCGCCTGCCTATGTCATATCGCCGCGGTTCATGAGTAGCTACACGGAAGCTTTCTTAAAGGATTATGGAAAATACGGCGCTATTGGCGTTTCGCTGAGTGATCTTGCCGCCGAGCTGGACAGCGATTTTCGCAAGCATCGTCAAATTGACCGTACGGAGTCCGAACAGTTGTCTCTGGATGCGCTGAACAAGGTTTCAGAAACCAATCTTCAGGTCATGGCTGACGGAGGAAACGCTTATGCGCTGCCTTTCTTAACCGATATCACCCATGCGCCGATGTCTAGCAGCAGCTTTAAAATCGAAGACGCGGCAATTCCGTTCTATCAAATGGTTGTCCGCGGGCATATCGATTACACGGGAGCGCCTTACAATCTGTCCGCGTATACCGATGCCAAACCTTATATTTTGAAGTGCCTGGAGTACGGTGCTGGCGTGTATTTTCAATGGTTCTATGAACCTAATCACAAAATAAAGGACACAGAGCATAACGAACTCTTCTCTGCCAACTACGCGTTATGGATCGACGAGGCCGCCCGCATCTATGAGGAAATCAATGCATTTCTGAAAAAGGTTCGCCATGAGCGGATCGTCGGGCATGACGAATTGGCTGACGGCGTGTTCAAGACGACATACGAGAGCGGCGTTTACGTCATCGTGAATTACAATCGTGCACCGGTGACGATAGACGGCGTAACCATTGAAGCCGAAAGCTATGTAACGGGTGGTGAAGCGCCATGA
- a CDS encoding Yip1 family protein: MSREWIRFPLNLMVHPFEGYWDLKYDRNRKFTLIISFCVLFLVAVTNILGSQYSGFLVHVYNPESMNSVMEIVYVIVPILFWCVANWSLTTLMDGEGKFVEIFTSTCFALLPLVIIQFPWIWLSNLVSLQETAFYYFSNSVAVLWFVYLLFVGNMTVHQFSPSKTIGIMLLTLVAMGFMAFISLLFFSLVQQIVAFISVIYQELVMRT, translated from the coding sequence ATGAGCAGGGAATGGATTCGGTTTCCCCTAAATCTCATGGTTCATCCCTTTGAGGGCTATTGGGACCTGAAATACGATCGCAATCGAAAATTCACGTTGATCATCTCGTTTTGCGTATTGTTTCTGGTTGCCGTTACGAACATTTTGGGGAGCCAGTACAGCGGTTTTCTAGTCCATGTGTACAATCCCGAGAGCATGAACAGCGTCATGGAAATCGTATATGTGATCGTGCCGATCTTGTTCTGGTGCGTGGCTAACTGGTCGCTTACGACCTTGATGGACGGCGAGGGCAAATTCGTCGAAATTTTTACGTCGACCTGCTTCGCGCTCCTGCCGCTCGTGATCATACAGTTTCCATGGATCTGGCTCAGCAATCTCGTGTCGCTGCAAGAGACCGCATTCTATTATTTTTCAAACTCCGTTGCGGTTCTCTGGTTCGTTTACCTGCTGTTTGTCGGCAATATGACGGTACATCAGTTTTCCCCGTCCAAAACGATCGGAATTATGCTGCTCACCCTGGTCGCCATGGGGTTTATGGCTTTTATCAGTTTGCTGTTTTTCAGCTTGGTCCAACAGATCGTGGCCTTTATTTCCGTCATCTATCAAGAATTGGTCATGAGAACTTAA
- a CDS encoding NHL repeat-containing protein, giving the protein MMNSLRKLKTPLLIMICCLLGVGAGAGNVSAESASDSYIYSYWGDVAAAPAAYVATEWISGSDLGTDAFQEPSDLHVTADNRVYVLDSGNNRIVVLDHDLKLVTTVDSFTREGEPDTFLQPQGIFVTDDGEVLVADTGNKRVVHLDSDFQLIKIIDSPESELLQDSFKFEPVRVVMDHAQRIYVMAAGVFDGFMEFDAGGAFTSFIGANRVYIDPIEYFWKQISTKAQRSQMVMFTPTEFTNLDIDSEGFIYATNGDQWGNNIKKLNAQGSDILRRTGYSDPQGDILYLSSEGPSKLIDIDVADSEIYSVLDGKRGRVFTYNGDGHLMYVFGGLGNQMGQFHTPAAIDRIGEDFLVLDKALGEITVFRTTEYGRTLNEAVKSYYRGEEETAFALFNRTIAMNANLEFAYAGIGKALLRQGDYKGAMMHFKRSLDQKNYSKAFLLYRKAVMREHFPLIMTMLCLAGIGIFAASRLRKVKERRKGASA; this is encoded by the coding sequence TTGATGAACAGCTTGCGCAAACTGAAAACGCCTCTCCTCATCATGATCTGCTGCTTATTGGGGGTTGGGGCAGGAGCGGGGAACGTAAGCGCCGAGAGCGCCTCGGACTCCTATATTTATTCCTATTGGGGCGATGTTGCGGCAGCGCCGGCCGCTTATGTGGCGACTGAATGGATAAGCGGCTCGGATCTGGGGACGGATGCTTTCCAAGAGCCGAGCGATCTTCACGTCACCGCCGACAATCGCGTATACGTGCTGGATTCCGGCAACAATCGGATCGTTGTGCTGGACCATGATCTAAAGCTGGTAACCACCGTGGATTCCTTCACAAGAGAGGGCGAGCCGGATACATTCCTACAACCGCAAGGAATCTTCGTGACCGATGACGGCGAGGTGCTCGTAGCGGACACTGGAAACAAACGGGTGGTTCACTTGGATTCGGATTTTCAACTGATCAAGATCATCGATTCGCCGGAGTCGGAGCTACTGCAGGATTCGTTTAAATTCGAACCCGTCCGGGTCGTCATGGACCATGCGCAGCGAATTTACGTCATGGCTGCCGGCGTGTTTGACGGGTTCATGGAATTCGATGCCGGAGGGGCGTTTACTTCCTTCATCGGCGCGAATCGCGTTTATATCGATCCGATCGAATATTTCTGGAAGCAGATCTCGACCAAGGCGCAGCGCAGCCAGATGGTCATGTTTACGCCTACGGAGTTTACGAATCTGGATATTGACTCGGAAGGGTTCATCTATGCCACGAACGGGGACCAGTGGGGGAATAACATTAAGAAGCTTAATGCGCAAGGCAGCGATATTTTAAGAAGAACGGGGTATTCCGACCCGCAGGGCGACATTCTTTACCTCAGCAGCGAAGGTCCTTCTAAGCTGATCGACATCGATGTTGCCGACAGCGAGATTTACTCCGTTCTCGATGGCAAGCGGGGACGGGTGTTCACTTACAATGGGGATGGACATCTGATGTACGTGTTCGGCGGGCTGGGGAACCAAATGGGCCAATTTCATACGCCGGCCGCCATCGACCGAATCGGCGAGGATTTTCTTGTGCTGGATAAAGCGCTTGGCGAAATTACCGTCTTCCGAACGACCGAATACGGTCGAACGCTGAATGAAGCCGTCAAAAGCTATTATCGTGGCGAGGAAGAGACCGCTTTTGCGTTGTTTAATCGAACGATCGCCATGAATGCCAATCTGGAATTCGCCTATGCGGGGATCGGCAAAGCCTTGCTTCGTCAAGGCGATTATAAGGGTGCCATGATGCATTTCAAACGCAGCTTGGATCAGAAAAACTATTCGAAAGCATTCCTGCTATACCGCAAAGCGGTCATGAGGGAACATTTTCCGTTGATCATGACCATGCTGTGCTTGGCCGGAATCGGGATATTTGCCGCATCCAGGCTTCGGAAAGTGAAGGAACGAAGAAAGGGGGCTTCCGCATGA
- a CDS encoding carbohydrate ABC transporter permease, with product MIRYFRLPRTLNRSLPVSILLFALLALFGAFMALPLIYAVNNAFKPLDELFIFPPRFFVNNPTMDNFLDLMVLMGNSWVPLSRYFANTLLITIIGTAGHILLASAAAYPLAKYRFPGSRALFSIVVLALMFSPHVTAIPNYMVMSWLGWINTHASIIVPSLAFPLGLFLMKQFMEQIPDALLEAAKIDGASEYRIYWSIVMPNVKPAWLTLMILQFPALWGSDGGSFIYSEHLKTLHFALGQITEGGIARAGVGAAVALLLMIVPITLFIISQSSVMQTMATSGMKD from the coding sequence GCATTTTGCTGTTTGCGCTGCTCGCCTTGTTCGGAGCCTTCATGGCATTGCCCTTGATTTACGCGGTGAACAACGCATTCAAACCGCTGGACGAATTGTTCATATTCCCTCCGCGGTTCTTTGTGAACAATCCGACGATGGATAATTTCCTGGATTTGATGGTGTTGATGGGGAATTCGTGGGTGCCCTTATCTCGTTATTTCGCAAACACGCTGTTGATCACCATCATTGGCACGGCCGGACATATCCTGCTGGCGTCTGCAGCAGCCTATCCGCTGGCCAAATACCGGTTTCCCGGCTCGAGGGCGCTGTTTTCCATTGTGGTGCTCGCCTTGATGTTTTCGCCCCATGTTACGGCGATTCCCAACTATATGGTCATGTCTTGGCTGGGTTGGATCAATACGCATGCCTCCATCATCGTGCCTTCCTTGGCATTTCCGCTCGGGCTGTTTCTGATGAAGCAATTCATGGAGCAGATTCCCGATGCCCTGCTTGAGGCAGCCAAAATCGACGGGGCCAGCGAATATCGGATTTACTGGTCCATTGTGATGCCGAACGTGAAGCCTGCCTGGCTGACGCTGATGATTTTACAATTTCCGGCACTTTGGGGCAGCGATGGGGGCAGCTTCATTTACAGCGAGCATCTGAAGACGTTACATTTCGCGCTCGGACAGATCACGGAAGGCGGAATCGCAAGAGCCGGAGTCGGCGCGGCCGTTGCACTCCTCTTGATGATCGTTCCCATTACGCTCTTTATCATCTCCCAGAGCAGTGTCATGCAGACGATGGCCACTTCAGGGATGAAGGACTAG